A genomic segment from Chitinophaga niabensis encodes:
- a CDS encoding MmcQ/YjbR family DNA-binding protein, whose product MVDLQTFEELCLAMPGVEKVLHWDHPAFRTKRRIFATLWPETTSANFNFTPEEQAAFCQEDAKSFFPVEGGWGRQGWTTVNLKKVKKKMLENAITSAWYNALPPKLQEQYRIEKGL is encoded by the coding sequence ATGGTAGATCTGCAAACATTTGAGGAATTATGTCTTGCTATGCCCGGCGTAGAAAAAGTACTGCATTGGGATCATCCGGCATTCAGAACAAAGCGGCGCATTTTCGCCACCCTCTGGCCGGAAACAACCTCTGCTAATTTCAACTTTACACCGGAGGAACAGGCAGCCTTTTGCCAGGAGGACGCTAAAAGCTTTTTCCCCGTGGAAGGAGGCTGGGGCCGCCAGGGCTGGACTACAGTAAATTTAAAAAAAGTAAAAAAGAAAATGCTGGAAAACGCGATCACCAGTGCCTGGTATAATGCCTTGCCACCTAAGCTGCAGGAGCAGTATCGTATAGAAAAAGGCTTATAA
- a CDS encoding SusD/RagB family nutrient-binding outer membrane lipoprotein produces the protein MQRFAKYTFTLLLGASLGFSSCDKGFEQLNTNPNASTKPNVDYLFSQSILKGNYVYDRAYFYTSYITCGNYVQHFATAKELAGAGSGDKYGVHDQYQSFYFRYTYTNVLTTLKELDKAATAPEFVNKRAAARIWKVMLIQRITDLYGDVPYSQANLGGTEGLFLPKYDAQSEIYDGMLRELDEAIKAFDPAQPKYGKADFLFEGDIPKWKKFGYSLMLRVAMRLQKRDENKAKEWALKAIQGGIILTAADQAVVKYTNGPQIYNSNPVAYELVGQDYVSGSNGLNNTEFGKFSKTFIDALQSRNDPRLSVVSVVWNGATPDTTATAQKGLPNGTNGKPANFNTYSEPNPATILQYAAPLIVLSAAETNFLLTEAIVRGWTAGNAADTYRTGVETALKNWALFGAAGVIAPARITAYTTANALNTAGTLAAQLNQIHTQFWIASLLDEQEAYANWRRTGYPVLVPVNFVGNATGGTIPRRIPYPVPEQGINKKNYDDAVVRQGADNLITRIWWDKL, from the coding sequence ATGCAACGATTTGCTAAATATACATTCACCCTGCTATTGGGCGCTTCATTAGGATTCTCTTCCTGTGATAAGGGTTTTGAACAGCTGAATACCAACCCGAATGCCTCCACCAAACCCAATGTGGATTACCTCTTTTCACAGAGCATCCTCAAAGGGAATTACGTATACGACCGTGCGTATTTTTATACTTCCTACATTACCTGCGGTAATTACGTGCAGCACTTTGCTACTGCTAAAGAACTGGCAGGAGCTGGTTCCGGTGATAAGTACGGTGTGCATGATCAGTACCAGTCGTTTTATTTCCGGTATACTTATACCAATGTACTCACTACATTGAAGGAGCTGGATAAAGCTGCCACTGCTCCTGAGTTTGTGAACAAAAGAGCTGCTGCCAGAATCTGGAAAGTGATGCTGATACAGCGTATCACAGACCTCTATGGCGATGTACCATACAGCCAGGCCAACCTGGGTGGTACAGAAGGATTGTTCCTTCCTAAGTACGATGCCCAAAGTGAGATCTATGACGGCATGTTGAGAGAGCTCGATGAAGCTATCAAAGCCTTTGATCCTGCACAGCCTAAATACGGAAAAGCAGACTTCCTGTTTGAAGGAGATATTCCCAAATGGAAGAAGTTCGGTTACTCTTTGATGTTGCGTGTAGCGATGCGTTTGCAAAAAAGAGATGAGAACAAAGCAAAAGAGTGGGCATTAAAAGCTATCCAGGGAGGTATCATCCTTACAGCTGCAGATCAGGCCGTGGTGAAATATACCAATGGTCCGCAGATCTATAATAGTAATCCGGTAGCCTATGAACTGGTAGGGCAGGATTATGTATCCGGTTCAAACGGTTTGAACAATACAGAATTCGGCAAGTTCAGCAAAACCTTCATCGATGCCCTGCAAAGCCGTAATGATCCAAGGTTATCCGTTGTGTCCGTAGTATGGAATGGTGCTACGCCGGATACCACTGCTACTGCACAGAAAGGTTTGCCAAATGGCACCAATGGAAAACCTGCCAACTTCAATACTTACTCTGAACCAAATCCTGCAACTATCCTGCAATACGCTGCCCCGCTGATCGTACTCAGCGCAGCGGAAACTAATTTCCTGCTCACTGAGGCCATCGTTCGTGGCTGGACTGCCGGAAATGCTGCGGATACTTACAGAACAGGGGTGGAAACTGCTTTGAAGAATTGGGCATTATTTGGTGCTGCCGGTGTAATTGCTCCTGCAAGGATCACTGCTTATACAACAGCGAATGCATTGAATACAGCCGGCACATTAGCGGCACAGCTCAACCAGATCCATACGCAATTCTGGATCGCCTCCTTACTGGATGAACAGGAAGCCTATGCCAACTGGCGCCGTACCGGATATCCTGTACTTGTTCCGGTGAACTTTGTGGGCAATGCTACAGGCGGTACCATCCCCAGAAGGATCCCTTATCCGGTTCCTGAACAGGGGATCAATAAAAAGAACTATGACGATGCGGTTGTTCGCCAGGGTGCAGATAACCTGATCACAAGAATATGGTGGGATAAATTATAA
- a CDS encoding gluconate:H+ symporter, producing the protein MAFVIVACCIALLILLLTWGKLNAFLAFLIVAIVSGIWLNVPVQKIPAALQKGIGDTVGSLMMILTLGAMLGKLVAESGAAKQIANTLMQTFGPRYVQWALLIAGFIIGIPLYYGVGFVLMVPLIFSVIYQYKLPAVYIGLPTLAALSVTHGFLPPHPSPVVLVGQFNANMGLTLMYGLAVAIPAVIIAGPVFARWLKKIPTGPLQLFKGNTEHTKPLPGKLNSFLTALLPVFLLMITTILPKNNFTGDAPIVMLFCLLIATFTLGILQQTPVKAVMSTYTEAVKDVAMILLIIAGAGALKEVLAQSGVSEQIAMEMQTWPIHPLVLGWLMAAIIRACVGSATIAGITAAGMVAPLVLKGYADPNLMVLSVGAGSLMFSHVNDAGFWMFKEYFNLSLKNTLLSWSIMETIVGIAGLAGVLILDTII; encoded by the coding sequence ATGGCTTTTGTAATCGTTGCATGCTGTATTGCTTTACTGATCCTCCTGCTCACATGGGGCAAGCTGAATGCTTTTCTGGCTTTCCTCATAGTAGCCATTGTATCAGGCATATGGCTAAACGTACCGGTACAAAAGATCCCCGCAGCTTTACAAAAAGGAATAGGAGACACCGTCGGCAGCCTGATGATGATCTTAACATTAGGTGCCATGTTAGGGAAACTGGTAGCGGAAAGTGGCGCAGCCAAACAGATCGCCAACACCCTCATGCAAACCTTCGGCCCTCGATATGTACAATGGGCATTACTGATAGCAGGTTTTATCATCGGTATTCCATTATACTATGGTGTAGGATTTGTACTGATGGTCCCGCTGATCTTTTCTGTGATCTACCAGTATAAGTTACCTGCAGTATATATCGGTTTACCAACCCTGGCAGCACTATCAGTCACCCATGGTTTCCTGCCTCCGCATCCTTCACCGGTTGTACTGGTAGGCCAGTTCAATGCGAATATGGGCCTCACGCTCATGTACGGCCTGGCAGTAGCCATCCCCGCAGTGATCATCGCCGGCCCGGTTTTCGCAAGGTGGCTGAAGAAAATACCCACAGGCCCTTTACAACTGTTCAAGGGGAATACAGAACACACTAAACCATTACCCGGCAAACTCAACAGTTTTCTCACAGCCTTGTTACCTGTATTCCTGCTGATGATCACAACAATCCTTCCAAAGAATAATTTCACAGGAGATGCACCAATAGTGATGCTGTTTTGCCTGCTGATAGCTACTTTTACACTAGGTATACTGCAACAAACCCCCGTGAAGGCAGTGATGAGCACTTACACAGAAGCTGTTAAAGATGTGGCCATGATATTGCTGATCATTGCAGGCGCGGGGGCTTTGAAAGAAGTACTTGCACAAAGCGGTGTAAGTGAACAGATCGCAATGGAAATGCAAACCTGGCCAATCCACCCGCTGGTACTGGGTTGGTTGATGGCTGCCATCATCAGGGCCTGTGTAGGTTCCGCCACCATCGCAGGAATTACAGCAGCAGGTATGGTAGCGCCGTTAGTATTGAAGGGCTATGCGGATCCTAATTTGATGGTATTATCTGTCGGAGCAGGAAGCCTCATGTTCTCCCATGTGAACGATGCCGGTTTCTGGATGTTTAAAGAGTACTTTAACCTGAGCTTGAAGAACACGCTGCTCTCCTGGTCCATAATGGAAACGATCGTAGGGATAGCAGGACTGGCAGGCGTATTAATACTGGATACAATTATATAA
- a CDS encoding SusC/RagA family TonB-linked outer membrane protein, producing the protein MKTRKLAAFSKLLLLLCSVLFCSKSIAQSSPVQLSGTVSSAADGQKIIGATISVLNQKGVGAVTDVDGKFSLKVPAQQGAIQLVITFIGYETKQVTVQPGQTTVDIQLAENTKALDEFVVTALGIKKQRKVLTYAVTEVKGSEFTQAREINVADALTGKIPGVNASSLAGGPGSSSRVVIRGNGSFSDNQPLYVINGMPIDNSTGNSPQSGNASIGLNADRGDGIGGINPDDIESITVLKGGPASALYGSRAANGVILITTKKGVKQKGIGLDYNSTFTFETPSIIPDWQYEYGQGQGGLKPVTQADAIASGRLSFGPKLDGSNVIQFDGVSRPYVAQKNNIKNFYRTGTTFTNTVAASGGNESLNYRLSLSDMNNQGLVPHSQLNKKIGTLALVGNLSKRLTIEGFAQYNVEKAISRANVSDAPGNPNWGTYMLANSVDIRNLAPGYDKLTGAETLWNPSGFASNPYFVVNNFINNDNRNRFIGSASIKYNILDNLFVKGRFTHDYTSIIWNGVVPTGTAYAPKGFYQQSTTGITETNAELTLNYQGKFGKDFSLDVMAGGNQQKGKGQSTTLLGTDFAEPGFYDPSNVVSLTTNNALSRRAVNSVFGSIDLGYKDIIFLTATGRNDWFSTLSPKSNDVFYPSAGISFILSEAVKLPSWISYAKLRASWAEVGGGAPLAYSLNQTYSLVPGGGHFGQPLQAPTQTVGTTSGLLNAPNPNLKPFKTRTTEAGFEARFLKGRLSADFAIYDRKTTDDIVQVSTSTGSGYNFTFLNVGEMSNKGVELRLSGTPIKGKNFIWEVDFNAAYNKNEVVKLAPGLDRIQMDAAVNNYAFIFAEVGKPFSTIKGYKVKKNENGLPIFNSKTNSFEATTGLEDLGTGVSPWTSGINNSFSYKRFNFSFLIDSKFGGHVYSGTNLYATRFGLHKITLPGRDGGLTVTGVDEENKPFTKTFTGAQLQAYYDNYKNQSERFVYKSDFIKLRQVILGYNIPASVFSFAKLQSVSVSFVARNLFILYKDAPNIDPESTFNNSNAQGFEMFGVPRTRSYGLNLMVKF; encoded by the coding sequence ATGAAAACACGTAAACTGGCTGCTTTCTCAAAACTGCTCTTGTTGCTCTGCAGCGTGCTGTTTTGCAGTAAAAGCATCGCCCAATCTTCTCCCGTACAACTCTCAGGTACGGTATCCAGTGCTGCAGACGGACAAAAAATTATCGGCGCCACTATCTCCGTACTTAACCAGAAAGGTGTAGGCGCCGTAACTGATGTGGATGGTAAATTCTCTTTGAAGGTACCCGCTCAGCAAGGTGCCATTCAACTCGTAATTACTTTTATCGGTTACGAAACAAAACAGGTAACCGTACAACCCGGCCAAACCACAGTAGATATCCAGCTCGCAGAAAATACCAAAGCCCTGGATGAATTTGTAGTAACAGCGCTCGGTATTAAAAAACAAAGAAAAGTATTGACCTATGCGGTAACAGAAGTAAAAGGAAGTGAATTCACCCAGGCCCGTGAGATCAACGTTGCAGACGCACTCACTGGTAAAATTCCCGGTGTGAACGCCTCCAGTCTTGCCGGTGGCCCTGGCAGTTCCAGCCGTGTAGTGATCCGCGGTAACGGTTCTTTCAGTGATAACCAGCCACTGTACGTGATCAATGGTATGCCCATAGATAACTCCACGGGTAACTCTCCGCAAAGCGGTAACGCCTCCATTGGTCTGAATGCAGACAGGGGAGATGGTATCGGAGGGATCAACCCGGATGATATTGAATCCATCACTGTGTTGAAAGGTGGGCCCGCTTCTGCATTGTACGGCTCCCGTGCTGCAAACGGTGTGATCCTCATCACCACAAAGAAAGGTGTGAAACAAAAAGGTATCGGCCTGGATTACAATTCCACCTTCACTTTTGAAACACCTTCCATCATCCCCGATTGGCAATATGAATATGGCCAGGGACAAGGTGGCCTGAAACCTGTAACACAGGCAGATGCCATTGCTTCAGGAAGACTTTCCTTCGGTCCCAAACTGGATGGCAGCAATGTAATTCAGTTCGATGGTGTAAGCCGCCCTTACGTTGCACAGAAAAACAATATCAAAAATTTCTACAGGACGGGTACCACTTTCACTAACACAGTGGCAGCATCCGGGGGAAATGAATCCCTTAACTACCGCCTCTCTTTATCTGATATGAATAATCAGGGCCTGGTACCGCATTCGCAATTGAACAAGAAGATAGGAACACTGGCCCTGGTAGGCAATCTTTCCAAACGATTGACAATAGAAGGTTTCGCACAATACAATGTAGAGAAAGCTATTAGCCGCGCCAACGTTTCCGATGCACCAGGTAACCCTAACTGGGGAACTTACATGCTCGCGAATTCTGTAGACATAAGGAACCTTGCTCCCGGATATGATAAACTAACAGGTGCAGAAACACTCTGGAACCCCTCCGGTTTTGCCAGTAACCCGTATTTCGTAGTGAATAACTTCATCAATAACGATAACCGGAACCGCTTTATCGGAAGCGCTTCCATTAAGTATAACATATTGGATAACCTTTTCGTAAAAGGCCGCTTCACGCACGATTATACTTCCATCATCTGGAACGGGGTAGTGCCAACAGGTACAGCCTACGCACCGAAAGGATTCTATCAGCAATCCACTACCGGCATCACAGAGACCAATGCGGAACTCACGCTGAACTACCAGGGGAAATTTGGTAAAGACTTCAGCCTCGATGTAATGGCCGGCGGTAACCAGCAAAAAGGTAAAGGGCAATCCACTACCTTGTTGGGTACCGACTTTGCAGAACCTGGATTCTATGATCCTTCCAACGTGGTAAGTCTCACTACCAACAATGCACTCTCCCGCAGAGCCGTGAATTCTGTATTCGGTAGTATCGACCTGGGGTATAAAGACATCATCTTCCTTACTGCCACCGGCCGTAACGACTGGTTCTCCACACTCTCGCCCAAAAGCAATGATGTATTCTACCCATCTGCCGGTATCAGCTTCATCTTATCCGAAGCCGTGAAATTACCATCCTGGATCTCTTACGCAAAACTGCGTGCGAGCTGGGCAGAAGTAGGTGGCGGTGCACCATTGGCGTATTCGCTGAATCAAACATACAGCCTTGTTCCCGGTGGTGGTCACTTTGGCCAGCCCTTACAGGCCCCTACCCAAACAGTAGGTACCACTTCCGGTCTGCTGAATGCACCGAACCCCAACCTGAAACCTTTCAAAACCAGGACAACGGAAGCCGGTTTCGAAGCGCGTTTCCTGAAAGGCCGTCTCTCTGCCGACTTCGCAATCTACGACAGGAAAACAACAGACGATATTGTACAGGTAAGTACCTCTACCGGTTCCGGTTATAACTTTACTTTCCTCAACGTAGGCGAAATGAGTAACAAAGGAGTGGAACTCCGCCTGAGTGGTACGCCAATTAAAGGAAAAAACTTTATCTGGGAAGTAGATTTCAACGCTGCATATAATAAGAACGAGGTAGTAAAGCTCGCACCCGGCCTGGACCGTATCCAGATGGACGCTGCAGTGAATAACTATGCTTTCATCTTTGCTGAAGTAGGTAAACCCTTCAGTACCATTAAAGGATACAAAGTAAAGAAGAACGAAAACGGCCTGCCCATCTTCAATTCCAAAACCAATAGCTTTGAAGCCACTACAGGTCTGGAAGATCTTGGAACAGGTGTATCTCCATGGACAAGCGGTATCAACAACTCCTTTAGCTATAAACGTTTCAACTTCAGCTTCCTGATAGACAGCAAATTTGGTGGTCATGTATATTCCGGTACCAACCTTTATGCTACCCGTTTTGGATTGCACAAGATCACATTGCCCGGTCGTGATGGTGGTTTAACAGTTACCGGCGTGGATGAAGAGAATAAACCCTTCACTAAAACATTCACCGGCGCACAGCTGCAGGCTTATTATGATAACTATAAGAACCAGTCAGAGCGTTTCGTATATAAATCAGACTTTATCAAACTGCGCCAGGTGATACTGGGTTACAACATTCCGGCGAGTGTATTCTCCTTTGCCAAACTGCAATCCGTATCTGTTTCTTTTGTGGCAAGGAACCTGTTCATCCTGTACAAGGATGCACCAAACATCGATCCTGAATCCACTTTCAATAACTCCAACGCACAAGGTTTTGAAATGTTTGGGGTGCCACGCACAAGAAGTTATGGCCTGAACCTGATGGTTAAATTTTAA
- a CDS encoding DeoR/GlpR family DNA-binding transcription regulator, whose amino-acid sequence MDMDINTQDQLPPVSLTKKARKKLIIKQVNIHTRITYSDLVTLINVSEDTIRRDVNELAEDGEVVKIKGGAMSIAYHYGHESETYAQNNKAVIAEKTLQLLRDDIIVLIGGGTTIREFIKKIPVTLRATFITVNVLSAVELLDKPMIKTIVIGGQISAYSQMSVSGEVFEYLSNIKADLCIIGTNAIDPANGLTDSDWETIQVKKAMIKAADKVAIMAISEKLNSSMKMKIADLQEIDYLITELPAESAELQPYKTKNLTIL is encoded by the coding sequence ATGGATATGGATATTAACACGCAGGACCAGTTACCCCCGGTTTCGCTGACCAAAAAGGCCAGGAAGAAACTGATCATTAAACAGGTGAACATTCACACGCGTATTACCTACAGCGACCTTGTAACCCTTATCAATGTATCTGAGGATACGATCCGCCGGGACGTTAATGAACTGGCTGAGGATGGAGAAGTGGTGAAGATCAAAGGCGGGGCTATGTCTATCGCCTATCATTACGGGCATGAATCAGAAACCTATGCGCAGAACAATAAAGCAGTGATCGCAGAGAAAACACTGCAATTATTGCGGGATGATATTATTGTGCTGATCGGCGGGGGAACTACTATCCGGGAGTTCATTAAGAAGATACCGGTAACCCTGCGGGCTACTTTTATTACCGTAAATGTGCTTTCTGCGGTTGAGTTACTGGATAAACCGATGATCAAGACCATTGTGATCGGAGGGCAGATCTCTGCGTATAGCCAGATGTCTGTGAGTGGTGAAGTGTTTGAATACCTTTCTAATATCAAGGCGGACCTTTGCATCATTGGCACCAATGCTATTGATCCGGCTAACGGGTTAACGGATTCTGACTGGGAAACGATACAGGTGAAGAAGGCGATGATCAAAGCTGCTGACAAAGTTGCCATCATGGCTATTTCCGAGAAGCTGAACTCTTCTATGAAGATGAAGATAGCGGACCTTCAGGAAATTGATTACCTGATCACAGAACTGCCGGCAGAGAGTGCGGAGCTGCAGCCTTATAAAACGAAGAACCTGACGATATTATAA
- a CDS encoding sugar kinase, whose protein sequence is MNDSLAAFGEFLLRLHSNNGKRFQQTDGYTAYYAGAEANVCVLLARLGMKVEYISRVPDNDLSAAGLQQLRGHGVGTKHIVYGGSKLGLYFTEAGNQIRPTRVIYDRTGSSFAELQTGDINWSNVLEEQQYFHWSGVAAALSESAADVCKEAIEAARKKGITISADFNYRATLWKYGKAPKEVMPALLQHSQVAVADLDAVKIYYGIETDPGLSLEERFRQTHKALKAHMPHLKTLGMSFRKPGGIYCAALAHEDNYYYTEGFSLQNITDQIGTGDAFTAGILYGLMNKYPSQEIINFATACGALKQSIPGDWAVISKKEIEEMVANGVSGRVTR, encoded by the coding sequence ATGAATGATAGCCTTGCAGCCTTTGGAGAGTTTTTGCTGAGATTGCACAGCAACAATGGTAAGCGTTTCCAGCAAACAGATGGATATACTGCCTATTATGCCGGTGCGGAAGCGAACGTATGTGTGCTGTTGGCCCGCTTAGGCATGAAAGTGGAATACATTAGCAGGGTGCCGGATAACGACCTTTCCGCTGCCGGTCTTCAACAATTGAGAGGCCACGGCGTAGGAACTAAGCACATCGTATACGGCGGTTCCAAACTAGGATTATACTTCACCGAAGCCGGCAATCAGATCAGGCCCACAAGAGTGATCTACGACCGTACAGGCAGTTCTTTCGCAGAACTGCAAACCGGGGACATCAACTGGAGCAATGTTTTGGAAGAGCAACAATATTTTCACTGGTCAGGCGTAGCAGCTGCTTTATCCGAAAGCGCTGCTGATGTTTGTAAAGAAGCCATAGAGGCAGCGCGGAAGAAAGGGATCACTATTTCTGCAGATTTCAACTACCGCGCTACTTTATGGAAATACGGAAAAGCGCCGAAGGAAGTAATGCCCGCTTTATTACAACACAGCCAGGTAGCTGTAGCAGACCTGGATGCGGTAAAGATCTATTACGGCATTGAAACAGATCCCGGATTATCATTAGAAGAACGCTTCAGGCAAACCCACAAAGCCCTGAAAGCCCACATGCCGCATCTGAAAACACTGGGCATGAGCTTCCGGAAACCAGGAGGCATCTACTGTGCCGCCTTAGCCCATGAGGATAATTATTATTATACAGAAGGCTTCTCCCTGCAGAATATCACAGACCAGATAGGCACCGGCGATGCTTTTACAGCAGGCATCCTGTACGGTCTGATGAATAAATACCCATCACAGGAGATCATTAACTTCGCCACTGCCTGCGGCGCCTTAAAACAAAGCATCCCCGGAGATTGGGCTGTTATTAGTAAAAAAGAGATAGAGGAAATGGTGGCAAATGGAGTTTCCGGGAGAGTGACGAGATGA
- a CDS encoding RidA family protein, whose amino-acid sequence MKNTKAEEQLEKTGLTLPPAPSPLGVYKPFLIDGKYLYLSGHGPVKNDKSLIIGRIGEDMDMEEGKLAAQQVGLTMLSTIKTHVGLDKVKRVIKVLGMVNCTPDFERHPYVINGCSELFAKVWGEENGIGVRSAVGFGSLPDNIPVEIEALFELY is encoded by the coding sequence ATGAAAAACACCAAAGCCGAAGAGCAACTGGAAAAGACCGGATTAACATTACCACCTGCCCCCTCACCACTGGGCGTTTACAAACCATTCCTGATAGATGGTAAGTATCTCTATCTCTCAGGCCATGGCCCTGTGAAGAACGATAAGTCGCTGATCATTGGCCGTATCGGGGAAGATATGGATATGGAAGAAGGCAAGCTGGCAGCACAGCAGGTAGGGCTTACCATGTTGTCCACCATCAAAACCCATGTGGGATTGGATAAAGTAAAGCGCGTGATCAAAGTGCTGGGCATGGTGAACTGTACCCCTGATTTTGAGCGTCATCCTTATGTGATCAATGGTTGCAGCGAACTGTTCGCAAAAGTATGGGGAGAGGAGAATGGTATCGGAGTAAGAAGTGCTGTAGGTTTCGGCTCTTTGCCGGATAATATCCCGGTGGAAATAGAAGCCTTGTTTGAGTTATACTAA
- a CDS encoding glycoside hydrolase family 20 protein: protein MRVICLAICLITYATVQAQRISAPALIPAPVEMQVQAGVFQLQPQTVIVAPDELRTVATLLNEYIGFELPIQQTSGAKGIYLHIDANAVKEAEGYRLSISQNEIRITGHDEAGILHAIQTLRQLNNNGSIQSCTIKDYPRFAYRGMHLDVSRHFFPVSFVKHFIDILAQYKYNNFHWHLTDDQGWRIEIKKYPGLQSVAAWRDETLIGHKKELPHRFDGIRYGGYYTQEEVKDVIAYATARRINVIPEIEMPGHALAALAAYPSLGCTGGPYKTATFWGIFDDVFCAGKDSTFNFLEDVLDEVIALFPSPYIHIGGDECPKTRWNACPLCQLRMQQEKLPDADALQSYFIKRINKYVRSKGRKIIGWDEILEGGLAEDATVMSWRGTESGAAKQVIMTPEDELYFDHYQSLYTEEPLAAGGYTPLQEVYAYEPLKDVKGIQGQLWSEYLPTAAQAEYMLLPRAIALAEVAWSPQHVKDYFGFVRRLKKQSIQFNEDISYKEKVVYKEKLLITLQGRAAIYYTTDGSVPDAKSKKYSGPIAITRSCVLKAKNEDRIFTQAFNIHKAVGATVTLAQPPNTRYTGNSNILVNGIFGSNRYNDQQWLGFSGRDLDAVIDLGAIRTIQQVGANILNYHWQRMWEPVSLKFYTSEDGMNYKLVAEENSFPMNGINNIRLKVGAVKARYLKVTGTNKGTIPTGEYGAGGNGLLMIDEIIVE, encoded by the coding sequence ATGAGAGTTATTTGCCTTGCTATATGTCTGATAACCTATGCAACAGTACAGGCCCAAAGGATCAGCGCACCTGCGCTGATCCCCGCGCCTGTAGAAATGCAGGTACAGGCAGGCGTTTTTCAGTTGCAGCCCCAGACAGTGATTGTTGCACCGGATGAGCTGAGGACCGTTGCCACCCTGTTAAACGAATACATCGGTTTTGAATTACCCATACAACAAACCTCCGGTGCAAAAGGCATTTATTTACATATAGATGCAAATGCCGTAAAAGAAGCAGAAGGTTACCGCTTATCTATCAGCCAAAACGAGATCAGGATCACCGGGCATGACGAAGCCGGTATCCTGCACGCTATCCAGACTTTAAGACAACTAAATAACAATGGCAGCATACAAAGCTGTACTATCAAAGATTATCCCCGCTTTGCCTACAGGGGCATGCACCTGGATGTGAGCCGGCACTTTTTCCCGGTTTCGTTTGTGAAACATTTTATAGACATCCTGGCACAATACAAATACAATAATTTTCACTGGCATCTTACAGATGATCAGGGTTGGCGGATAGAGATCAAAAAATACCCGGGGCTTCAATCCGTTGCGGCATGGAGGGATGAAACATTGATAGGGCATAAGAAAGAGTTGCCGCATCGGTTTGACGGGATAAGGTATGGCGGATATTATACGCAGGAAGAAGTGAAAGATGTGATCGCATACGCAACGGCCCGCCGGATAAATGTGATCCCTGAAATTGAAATGCCCGGTCATGCCCTGGCTGCTTTAGCTGCCTATCCTTCGCTGGGTTGTACAGGAGGCCCCTATAAAACAGCCACCTTCTGGGGCATTTTTGATGATGTGTTCTGCGCCGGAAAGGACAGCACATTCAACTTCCTGGAAGATGTACTGGATGAAGTGATCGCGTTATTCCCTTCTCCTTACATTCACATTGGCGGAGACGAATGCCCTAAAACAAGATGGAACGCCTGCCCCCTTTGCCAGCTACGCATGCAGCAGGAAAAACTACCGGATGCAGATGCCCTGCAAAGCTATTTTATCAAACGCATTAATAAATACGTCCGCAGCAAAGGCCGCAAGATCATTGGCTGGGACGAGATCCTGGAAGGTGGACTGGCAGAAGATGCCACAGTAATGAGTTGGCGAGGCACAGAAAGTGGTGCTGCCAAACAGGTGATCATGACGCCGGAAGATGAATTGTACTTCGACCATTATCAGTCTTTATATACAGAAGAACCTTTAGCGGCCGGAGGATATACTCCTTTGCAGGAAGTATACGCCTACGAGCCGTTAAAAGATGTGAAAGGTATCCAGGGCCAGCTCTGGAGTGAATATCTCCCCACTGCAGCGCAGGCAGAATACATGTTGCTGCCACGCGCCATTGCTTTAGCGGAAGTGGCCTGGAGCCCGCAACATGTGAAGGATTATTTCGGTTTCGTACGTCGGTTGAAAAAACAGTCTATACAATTCAATGAGGATATCAGCTACAAAGAAAAAGTTGTTTACAAAGAAAAATTACTGATCACCCTCCAGGGAAGAGCTGCCATCTACTACACAACGGATGGCAGCGTCCCTGATGCTAAAAGTAAAAAGTACAGCGGACCTATTGCTATTACACGCTCCTGTGTACTCAAAGCTAAAAATGAAGACCGCATATTCACGCAGGCATTTAATATCCACAAAGCAGTAGGCGCCACTGTTACACTGGCACAACCTCCTAATACCCGCTACACAGGCAATAGTAATATACTCGTAAACGGCATCTTTGGCAGCAACCGCTACAACGACCAGCAATGGCTGGGCTTCAGTGGCCGTGACCTGGATGCAGTAATTGACCTCGGTGCAATACGTACTATCCAACAGGTAGGGGCAAATATCCTTAACTATCACTGGCAAAGGATGTGGGAACCCGTTTCACTGAAATTCTATACTTCGGAAGATGGCATGAACTATAAGCTGGTTGCCGAAGAGAATAGCTTTCCGATGAACGGTATTAATAACATCCGCCTGAAGGTAGGAGCTGTTAAAGCCCGTTACTTAAAAGTAACAGGCACGAATAAAGGCACCATTCCAACCGGAGAATACGGAGCAGGAGGGAATGGGTTATTAATGATAGATGAGATCATTGTGGAATAA